One genomic segment of Chitinophaga sancti includes these proteins:
- a CDS encoding discoidin domain-containing protein, whose protein sequence is MRYLLLLIAFAACTKSSDTTIALPDGSVTFQLNDHADTMEIPVSILKDSIIVFGIRATLSGTTSSEAHWINFAIDTPAISNYQEQYGNAKLLPSDCYFFYKSLTSISSGSTISDSAALNITQQTRLKPYTTYVLPIRIQSVDGNTEGAGADKVCYYVFKTGAAGSISKEGWSITSYSSASGSNLPAKLIDDNELSTFWTTNTTQAMPQWVIINFGSDITFTAVNYYLPTALKYPTLGGYPTSIEIETSMDGNNWEVKGIFAGNIENNMQTLSTGITTARYLRFTVLSAVIYSSTYKIVSISGIKLLP, encoded by the coding sequence ATGCGTTACCTATTATTATTAATCGCCTTTGCTGCTTGTACCAAGAGCAGCGATACGACTATTGCATTGCCGGATGGCAGTGTTACATTTCAGCTGAATGATCATGCTGATACGATGGAGATACCTGTTTCTATATTAAAGGATTCCATTATTGTATTTGGCATAAGGGCCACCTTGTCAGGTACAACTTCCAGCGAAGCACATTGGATCAATTTTGCGATAGATACTCCTGCTATTTCCAACTACCAGGAGCAATACGGGAATGCAAAACTATTGCCTTCCGATTGTTATTTCTTTTATAAATCCTTAACCAGCATATCTTCCGGTTCCACAATATCTGATTCTGCAGCACTCAATATTACCCAACAAACCAGGTTAAAGCCATATACCACCTATGTATTGCCCATACGCATCCAATCGGTAGATGGTAATACGGAAGGAGCAGGTGCAGACAAGGTTTGCTATTATGTTTTTAAAACAGGTGCTGCAGGGTCTATCAGTAAAGAAGGATGGAGTATTACCTCCTATTCCTCTGCCAGCGGATCCAATCTGCCAGCTAAGTTAATTGACGATAACGAGCTAAGTACCTTTTGGACCACCAACACTACACAAGCCATGCCTCAATGGGTGATTATCAACTTTGGCAGTGATATTACCTTTACAGCGGTCAACTATTATTTACCGACTGCGTTGAAGTACCCCACTCTGGGCGGTTATCCTACGTCCATAGAAATCGAAACCAGTATGGATGGTAATAACTGGGAGGTGAAAGGCATATTCGCAGGGAATATTGAAAACAATATGCAGACGCTGAGCACAGGTATTACAACAGCAAGGTATCTACGTTTTACAGTACTGTCTGCCGTGATCTATAGTTCAACTTATAAAATTGTATCTATCAGTGGCATCAAATTACTGCCATAA
- a CDS encoding SusC/RagA family TonB-linked outer membrane protein, with protein MKKTATCSWSRVCHAFPFVTFIPIPSIASIMKMFVIFLLAATFSAYGHGTAQSITLSGRNMGLKQVFTAIEEQIGYVVFYRQDQLANTKPVSPQVSNMPLKEFLNSILSSQQLDFRIRDKTIILVAAPKPEKPVWEILPILSTPITVLVMDEGGIPLQGANVSIKNKKEFAITDVLGICKIKADEDDEIIITFIGQENRIIKVTKTILKNGTIAALLQPSTTKLGSVEVVVNTGYQRIRPEQSTGAVSQISTKEYESRISTNFIDGLVNRMPGLMINNNVSFTSTDGNGNTSSRSLFNIRGISTMSANQNPLIVIDGYPTELTMDMIDPNEIKSVTILKDAAAATIYGVRASNGVIVIERKQARAGQPRFSFRATAGITPKPDYNKFRWEDNPSAIVTSYERDLYKTSINASTWDQLINKSSYSGTAYSPVYYIMAQQAANIITPNQAEKSFQELINYDNTNDYSKLFNRSALTQTYSLDMSGGNPGALYYITANYTGNRLNEIQNNNNRLSLSGRSTIKLSQKLSLELTTDYQEQRYKSAPIPDIYSVYPFEHFKDENGNPAAIASGSGGNPYYNAKLLSWGLQDNLYYPLIDVNEVNDKTRTVNNRISAKFNYAIGWGFDLSFGGIYETSRSDLRHYASEKSSEAKQYVNSYITLNTDGTLKFNIPNGGFLRQETDNTSSYTARLQLNYNKKLGERHTINGILGTEIRSVLDKSNVASYFGYNDETLLQQPVNLADMVNGTITGTYINTKSIRDNYDYFFSQGYSENRYLSGYANVVYAFKNTYSLTGSIRIDQSNLFGTNPKYKYKPLWSLGAAWNIHNENFMQEITWIKQLKLRIADGFNGNVAKMSLPQAIATTVLNPYTSPTSAALTKLSYANSSLRWEQTHNFNVGLDYMLIKNISGSIDYYRKTSTDLLGNAQIDPTIGESPTLINTASIRNKGIEVSLHADWIATKKVNWNTGLILSKNTSEVTDVYQTGEYSPQRLNSLGYVKGYPVGAIFAYRYAGLDSAGIPLIKNNKGTLFHTNDSRAGSATTVLMASDTSEVTRYMGSSIPTINAGLSNRVDIGNFYLYCMISYYGGFKVRVPRPNPASLRPQEGAGSYWKQPGDENNTDVMALAGYSSYNALNAYNYADAYVVNGAYITLADLTLSYSLDNYRLIKNAGFSHFEIKLQASNLWTKGFNDYNYSAATGSYEKSYITPTYTIGIFTNF; from the coding sequence ATGAAAAAAACTGCAACATGTAGTTGGAGTAGGGTTTGCCATGCATTTCCCTTTGTCACATTTATCCCTATACCTTCCATTGCCAGCATCATGAAAATGTTCGTAATCTTCCTGCTGGCCGCTACGTTCTCAGCGTATGGCCATGGTACAGCACAATCTATTACTTTATCGGGTCGCAACATGGGCCTGAAACAGGTATTTACTGCCATTGAGGAACAAATAGGCTATGTCGTTTTCTACCGGCAGGACCAGCTGGCCAATACAAAACCAGTGAGTCCCCAGGTGAGCAATATGCCACTGAAGGAATTTCTCAACAGCATACTATCGTCCCAGCAACTGGACTTCCGGATCAGGGACAAAACCATCATCCTTGTGGCGGCCCCAAAGCCGGAAAAACCTGTATGGGAAATACTCCCCATCCTGTCTACCCCTATCACTGTACTGGTGATGGATGAAGGTGGTATTCCATTACAAGGCGCCAATGTTTCTATCAAAAACAAAAAGGAATTCGCTATTACCGATGTATTGGGCATCTGTAAAATTAAAGCAGACGAGGACGATGAGATCATTATTACCTTCATTGGTCAGGAAAACCGGATCATCAAAGTCACCAAAACCATCCTGAAAAATGGTACTATTGCCGCCCTGTTACAACCTTCCACCACCAAACTGGGAAGTGTGGAAGTGGTGGTGAATACCGGCTATCAGCGCATCCGTCCGGAACAAAGTACTGGCGCCGTTTCACAAATCAGTACTAAAGAATATGAATCCAGGATCAGTACCAACTTCATTGATGGACTGGTGAACAGGATGCCCGGACTCATGATCAATAACAATGTCAGCTTTACCAGTACCGACGGCAATGGTAATACAAGTTCCAGAAGTTTGTTCAATATACGTGGCATATCTACCATGTCTGCCAATCAAAATCCCCTGATCGTTATTGACGGTTATCCAACAGAACTGACGATGGATATGATCGATCCCAATGAGATCAAATCTGTTACCATTCTGAAAGATGCTGCTGCCGCTACCATTTATGGGGTAAGAGCGTCCAATGGGGTAATTGTGATAGAACGAAAACAGGCCAGGGCAGGCCAACCAAGGTTCTCTTTTCGCGCCACAGCCGGCATCACGCCCAAACCGGACTATAACAAATTCAGGTGGGAAGACAATCCATCGGCCATTGTTACCAGCTATGAAAGAGATCTGTATAAAACCAGTATCAATGCCAGTACCTGGGACCAGCTGATCAACAAAAGCTCTTATTCCGGCACTGCCTACTCCCCGGTATATTATATTATGGCACAGCAGGCCGCTAATATCATTACCCCAAATCAGGCAGAGAAAAGTTTTCAGGAGCTGATAAATTATGATAATACCAATGATTACAGTAAACTGTTTAACAGATCTGCACTGACACAAACTTACAGCCTGGACATGTCAGGAGGTAACCCGGGCGCACTCTATTATATCACGGCTAACTATACCGGCAACCGGCTGAATGAAATCCAAAACAACAACAACAGGTTGTCACTATCCGGGCGTAGTACGATCAAACTTTCTCAAAAGCTCTCACTGGAACTCACCACCGATTACCAGGAGCAACGGTATAAGAGCGCTCCTATACCTGACATCTATTCAGTGTATCCATTTGAACATTTTAAAGATGAAAATGGAAATCCTGCCGCCATTGCCAGTGGATCAGGCGGCAACCCTTATTACAATGCCAAACTGCTATCGTGGGGATTGCAGGATAATCTCTACTATCCACTCATCGATGTAAATGAGGTCAATGATAAAACACGTACTGTCAATAATCGTATCTCAGCAAAGTTTAACTACGCCATCGGCTGGGGATTTGATCTCTCTTTCGGCGGTATATACGAAACCTCCAGGTCCGATCTGCGGCATTATGCTTCAGAAAAGTCGTCTGAAGCAAAACAATATGTAAATAGTTACATCACCCTGAATACAGATGGCACCTTAAAATTCAATATACCGAACGGGGGATTTCTGCGACAGGAAACGGACAATACATCCAGTTATACCGCACGACTGCAATTGAATTATAATAAAAAACTGGGGGAGCGACATACTATTAACGGGATACTTGGTACAGAGATCAGAAGTGTGCTTGATAAAAGTAACGTTGCCTCCTATTTTGGGTATAATGATGAAACGCTGTTACAACAACCCGTGAACCTGGCTGATATGGTAAATGGAACGATTACGGGTACATATATCAATACGAAATCGATCCGTGATAACTACGATTATTTCTTTAGCCAGGGATACTCGGAAAACAGGTACCTGTCAGGGTATGCCAACGTTGTGTATGCTTTTAAAAACACGTATTCCCTCACAGGAAGTATACGCATTGACCAGTCTAACCTGTTTGGTACCAATCCAAAATATAAATATAAACCGCTGTGGTCACTAGGCGCAGCATGGAATATTCACAATGAAAATTTCATGCAGGAAATTACATGGATCAAACAATTAAAACTGCGTATTGCGGATGGCTTTAATGGTAATGTGGCCAAAATGTCTTTACCACAAGCCATTGCCACCACTGTCTTAAACCCGTACACGTCTCCTACCAGTGCGGCGCTTACAAAACTATCCTATGCCAACAGTAGTCTGCGTTGGGAGCAAACACACAACTTCAATGTAGGGCTGGATTATATGCTGATCAAAAATATTTCAGGCAGCATCGATTATTACAGAAAAACAAGTACCGACCTGCTGGGCAACGCACAGATAGATCCGACCATCGGTGAAAGTCCGACATTGATCAATACCGCATCCATCAGGAACAAAGGGATAGAAGTGAGTTTGCATGCGGACTGGATAGCTACCAAAAAGGTGAACTGGAATACTGGGTTGATATTATCTAAGAACACAAGCGAAGTAACAGATGTATACCAAACCGGGGAATATTCACCACAAAGGCTCAATTCACTGGGTTACGTGAAGGGCTATCCTGTAGGCGCTATTTTTGCCTATCGCTATGCAGGACTTGACAGTGCGGGTATACCACTTATTAAAAACAACAAAGGGACATTATTTCATACCAATGACAGCAGGGCAGGTTCTGCTACCACTGTACTAATGGCCAGCGATACCTCGGAGGTAACCCGTTATATGGGGTCATCTATTCCCACCATCAACGCGGGATTGAGCAATCGTGTGGATATCGGCAACTTTTACCTCTACTGTATGATCAGCTATTATGGTGGGTTTAAGGTAAGAGTGCCCCGTCCTAACCCGGCCTCACTAAGGCCCCAGGAAGGCGCAGGTAGTTACTGGAAGCAACCGGGCGATGAAAATAATACGGATGTAATGGCACTGGCCGGCTATAGCAGTTACAATGCATTGAACGCGTATAATTATGCCGATGCTTATGTGGTAAATGGTGCGTATATCACGCTGGCCGACTTAACGCTTTCTTACAGCTTAGATAATTACAGGTTGATCAAAAATGCAGGTTTTAGTCATTTTGAAATAAAGCTACAGGCATCCAATCTTTGGACAAAAGGATTTAATGATTATAACTATAGCGCAGCGACCGGCTCCTATGAGAAATCCTATATCACGCCGACATATACCATCGGCATTTTTACCAACTTCTAA
- a CDS encoding AhpC/TSA family protein produces MKMKSLLVAACCLPLGLMAQKGYTIHGRIGTLDAPAKAYLSYMDGDIKFEDSATLKKGSFTFKGKLHSPVHAEIALRHDTAAAKEYLSFFLENSTITITARDSVYHAIVKGSATEDDNKALFALQKPYRKVGDSIMAVYWKRSVQERKDSIWLSTIRPVMEANENGYNAVSRAFIVSHPDSYAALVAFRSFELGYNFNPDTAEAKLAKFSASLRESSLGQKYVAMITTGKKTNTGVMAQDFSQSDTTGKIIKLSDFRGKYVLVDFWASWCKPCRAENPNLVKAYNKFKDKNFTILGVSLDDEKTQRAWTAAVQKDGLPWTQVSELKGFEGNAAKLYGITAIPSNFLIDPTGKIIAKNLRGEALEKKLEELSL; encoded by the coding sequence ATGAAAATGAAATCTCTACTGGTAGCTGCATGCTGCCTGCCATTGGGCCTGATGGCGCAAAAAGGCTATACCATACATGGTAGGATCGGAACACTTGATGCGCCGGCAAAAGCTTATTTGAGTTATATGGATGGCGACATCAAATTCGAAGATTCCGCCACCCTGAAAAAAGGAAGTTTTACTTTTAAGGGAAAACTCCATTCGCCTGTACATGCTGAAATAGCCCTCCGACATGACACGGCTGCAGCTAAGGAGTATTTAAGTTTCTTCCTGGAGAATTCAACGATTACCATCACAGCCAGGGACTCTGTTTACCATGCGATCGTAAAAGGTTCGGCCACGGAAGATGATAACAAAGCTCTCTTTGCGTTGCAAAAACCTTACAGAAAGGTAGGGGACTCCATCATGGCTGTTTATTGGAAACGTAGTGTACAGGAGCGTAAAGACAGCATATGGTTGAGTACGATCAGGCCAGTCATGGAAGCAAATGAAAATGGTTATAATGCAGTGAGTCGTGCATTCATTGTCAGTCATCCGGATTCTTATGCGGCGCTGGTAGCGTTCCGTAGTTTTGAGTTGGGTTATAACTTTAATCCGGATACAGCGGAGGCAAAGTTAGCAAAATTCTCAGCCAGCCTTCGTGAATCGTCATTGGGTCAAAAGTATGTAGCCATGATTACGACAGGTAAAAAGACCAATACAGGGGTAATGGCACAGGACTTTTCTCAAAGTGATACGACGGGGAAAATTATAAAATTATCTGACTTCCGTGGCAAGTATGTATTGGTTGATTTCTGGGCATCCTGGTGTAAGCCATGTCGTGCAGAAAATCCGAACCTGGTGAAGGCATATAATAAATTTAAGGATAAAAACTTCACGATCCTTGGGGTATCGCTGGATGATGAGAAGACACAAAGAGCGTGGACAGCTGCGGTGCAGAAGGATGGGTTACCATGGACGCAGGTATCAGAACTGAAGGGGTTTGAGGGAAATGCGGCTAAATTATATGGGATTACGGCTATTCCTTCTAATTTCCTGATCGATCCTACTGGGAAGATTATAGCGAAGAACCTGCGTGGTGAGGCGCTGGAGAAGAAACTGGAAGAATTATCATTGTAA
- a CDS encoding RagB/SusD family nutrient uptake outer membrane protein has product MRRYYYSILVCLALTGCDQYLDITPKGSTLLTTTTDYDQWLNDPDLATAVSSPYCGLNFMGDNIDIPSIPNPATSTSHLIYLWAEQYSLALNVSPEFWGFHYANINQFNTVLAGIDQATGGTNSQRRSLKAETLLGRAYEYFYLVNEYGTEYDSGTAHTDLAVPYVTSNDVSQQVPGRSTIADIYQHIIDDLTTALPDLPADNSANRFRGSKAAAYSVLARLYFYARNYPDAQKNAALALENTRAVMMDFNGTLPASALLSIQQDVIYGRQAVGYIPATLEFMRTYESNDLRVKLLYFSTDGYTYITRGATNYVPAFVTPSLQYTNIGTSVQEMKLIIAECAARSNDLTTALQQVNDIRKNRFTPANYQAVESNDQPTVLEAVLRERRHELPFAGLRWFDMRRLDKENKMETVYRYDAQGNVIAELPPHSPHYTLQIPAQVLSFNPDMPQNPY; this is encoded by the coding sequence GTGAGAAGATATTATTATAGCATACTGGTATGCCTTGCACTGACGGGGTGTGATCAGTACCTGGATATAACACCAAAGGGATCTACCTTATTGACTACTACGACGGATTATGATCAGTGGTTGAATGATCCGGATCTGGCTACAGCGGTATCATCTCCCTATTGCGGCTTGAATTTTATGGGAGATAATATAGATATACCAAGTATTCCCAACCCGGCTACTTCCACATCGCACCTGATCTATTTATGGGCAGAACAATATTCCCTGGCACTGAATGTGTCCCCGGAATTCTGGGGTTTTCATTATGCCAACATCAATCAATTCAATACGGTACTTGCAGGTATTGACCAGGCTACCGGCGGTACGAACAGTCAGCGAAGAAGTTTGAAAGCAGAGACACTATTGGGACGTGCCTATGAATACTTCTATCTCGTGAATGAATATGGTACTGAATATGATTCAGGCACAGCGCATACAGACCTGGCTGTACCATATGTTACTTCTAATGATGTAAGTCAGCAGGTACCTGGTAGAAGTACGATTGCAGACATTTACCAGCACATTATAGACGATCTTACAACAGCGCTGCCTGACCTGCCTGCAGATAACAGTGCTAACCGGTTTCGTGGATCAAAAGCGGCTGCTTACAGTGTACTGGCAAGGTTGTATTTCTATGCAAGGAATTATCCTGATGCGCAAAAAAATGCTGCGCTTGCACTGGAAAATACGAGGGCGGTGATGATGGATTTTAATGGTACACTGCCAGCTTCGGCATTGTTATCCATACAGCAGGATGTTATTTATGGCAGACAGGCTGTAGGATATATTCCTGCTACATTAGAGTTTATGCGAACTTATGAATCCAATGACCTCAGGGTGAAATTGCTCTACTTTAGCACCGATGGTTACACATATATCACAAGAGGGGCGACAAACTATGTGCCTGCTTTTGTAACGCCCTCCTTACAATATACCAATATCGGCACCTCAGTACAGGAAATGAAACTCATTATTGCAGAGTGTGCGGCACGTAGCAATGACCTGACGACGGCATTGCAGCAGGTGAATGATATTCGTAAGAACAGGTTTACACCGGCCAATTATCAGGCAGTGGAATCAAACGATCAGCCTACTGTGCTGGAAGCTGTACTTAGGGAAAGACGCCATGAGCTGCCATTTGCTGGTTTACGCTGGTTTGATATGCGCAGGCTTGACAAAGAAAACAAAATGGAAACAGTGTACCGGTATGATGCGCAGGGAAATGTGATTGCCGAACTACCACCCCACAGCCCGCACTATACATTACAGATACCGGCACAGGTGTTAAGTTTTAATCCGGACATGCCACAAAATCCATATTAA